From Methanocella paludicola SANAE, a single genomic window includes:
- a CDS encoding transcriptional regulator TbsP domain-containing protein — MVNIRELCGDTIANDYVNMMNQVSQPRFSAIKNTFKDSTSVFIMACANSNILYKDLREAGLKLGIASVETFSRRIYEMRRAGLIYTESMHNKGPGRPKLRLRFNPNAFKEMFNMDPGTLLTAHPEEHKVVI, encoded by the coding sequence GTGGTAAATATCAGGGAGTTATGTGGCGACACCATCGCCAACGATTACGTCAACATGATGAACCAGGTCAGCCAGCCCAGGTTCAGCGCTATTAAAAACACCTTCAAGGACTCGACATCTGTCTTTATAATGGCTTGCGCCAACAGCAATATTCTTTATAAGGACTTGAGGGAAGCGGGCTTGAAGCTCGGGATAGCTAGCGTGGAGACGTTCTCCAGGCGGATATATGAGATGCGCCGGGCAGGGCTCATCTACACGGAGTCGATGCATAACAAGGGGCCTGGTAGGCCAAAGCTAAGGCTAAGATTCAATCCGAACGCATTCAAGGAAATGTTCAACATGGACCCGGGCACGCTGCTTACGGCCCATCCGGAAGAACACAAAGTAGTAATTTAA
- a CDS encoding ArsR/SmtB family transcription factor, producing MADDEKFLVVPLGKKSKAITQTVSNDTAMEIMELLADGPMSTSGVAERLSIPLTTAQYNIEKLMEAGLVRIARTKYSEKGREVKLYEAMNRAIIILPGKSGAGAVMDALRRYIIVLPIVAVASVLVEYLVPLTQNSYSPVLDEASKSAGGTYLMNSAASPTASAVPVVAYPPPVPTAEVARSVWDQASQSVVPIVQHTGLWFFAGCLMVILLLVVLEYARYSKKPKK from the coding sequence ATGGCGGATGATGAAAAGTTCCTCGTAGTGCCGTTAGGCAAGAAGTCAAAGGCGATCACCCAGACCGTATCCAACGACACGGCCATGGAGATCATGGAGCTGCTGGCGGACGGCCCCATGTCCACGTCGGGCGTGGCGGAGAGGCTGAGCATACCGCTCACCACGGCCCAGTATAACATCGAGAAGCTCATGGAGGCCGGGCTGGTCAGGATCGCCCGGACGAAGTACAGCGAGAAGGGCCGCGAGGTCAAGCTCTACGAGGCCATGAACCGCGCCATCATCATCCTGCCCGGGAAGTCCGGCGCCGGGGCCGTCATGGACGCCCTGAGGCGGTACATCATCGTCCTGCCCATCGTGGCCGTCGCCTCCGTCCTGGTAGAGTACCTGGTGCCACTGACGCAGAACTCTTACTCGCCCGTCCTGGACGAGGCCTCGAAGAGCGCCGGCGGCACGTACCTGATGAACTCCGCTGCATCGCCCACCGCGTCGGCTGTGCCCGTGGTGGCATACCCGCCCCCGGTTCCCACGGCGGAGGTCGCGAGGAGCGTCTGGGACCAGGCGAGCCAGAGCGTCGTGCCCATCGTCCAGCACACGGGCCTGTGGTTCTTTGCCGGCTGCCTGATGGTGATCCTGCTGCTCGTCGTGCTCGAG
- a CDS encoding SpaA isopeptide-forming pilin-related protein encodes MKRIGLIVLAMVAIAFFVPAGMAQSTQVVNINGYVYSGALPMGGAKVQLYSWDGKNMGNSPMKTVTTKDGSTGTGSFSFTNVPYDSSKTFNYVVKAELNDRTAYALVHIVPAQKAGEAAKAEAIVLDLAMDSWVTDLTGTVQSGNLLDRAIGVQGANVTIYERNQTDGTVLPGVKATAVTDMNGKIEIKNLPYGLYQAVVTASVSGKNYQEKVDFTAYQQETHINAIMSQLMLATPTPTPTPKPSGSGGLFGIPGFEAVLALVALSGTALFLRKR; translated from the coding sequence GTGAAGAGGATCGGATTAATCGTACTGGCTATGGTGGCGATAGCCTTCTTCGTGCCTGCCGGCATGGCGCAGAGCACGCAAGTTGTGAACATCAACGGATACGTATACAGCGGCGCCCTGCCCATGGGCGGCGCGAAAGTGCAGCTATACTCCTGGGACGGCAAGAACATGGGGAACTCGCCCATGAAGACCGTCACCACGAAGGACGGGAGCACCGGCACCGGGTCGTTCTCCTTCACGAACGTGCCCTACGACTCATCCAAGACCTTTAACTACGTAGTGAAGGCCGAGCTTAACGACAGGACGGCATATGCGCTCGTCCACATCGTGCCCGCCCAGAAGGCCGGCGAGGCCGCCAAGGCCGAAGCCATCGTGCTTGACCTGGCCATGGACTCGTGGGTCACCGACCTCACCGGCACGGTGCAGAGCGGCAATCTACTGGACCGCGCCATAGGCGTCCAGGGCGCCAACGTGACGATCTATGAGCGCAACCAGACCGACGGCACAGTGCTGCCAGGGGTCAAGGCGACCGCGGTCACCGACATGAACGGCAAGATCGAGATCAAGAACCTGCCCTACGGCCTCTACCAGGCGGTCGTGACGGCCTCCGTCAGCGGCAAGAACTACCAGGAGAAAGTGGACTTCACCGCCTACCAGCAGGAGACCCACATTAACGCTATCATGTCCCAGCTAATGCTCGCGACCCCGACCCCCACCCCGACGCCCAAGCCCAGTGGCAGCGGCGGGCTGTTCGGCATCCCGGGATTTGAGGCAGTGCTCGCGCTCGTCGCCCTCTCCGGCACGGCACTCTTCCTCAGGAAGCGTTAA